Proteins from one Panicum virgatum strain AP13 chromosome 7K, P.virgatum_v5, whole genome shotgun sequence genomic window:
- the LOC120641789 gene encoding auxin-responsive protein SAUR15-like yields the protein MNCWKRKISYGASGRGGGREEMRERLIQHQQQEGGGGCVPRGCVAVVVGGEEEPEERVVVEVRALAQPCVRALLEMAEREFGYAQKGVLRIPCAAAEFRRAVAADSHRRR from the coding sequence ATGAACTGCTGGAAGCGGAAGATCAGCTACGGCGCCTccggcagaggcggcggcagggaggagATGCGGGAGCGGCTGatccagcaccagcagcaggagggaggaggcgggtGCGTGCCGCGGGGGtgcgtggcggtggtggtgggcggggaggaggagccggaggagcgggtggtggtggaggtgcgcGCGCTGGCGCAGCCGTGCGTGCGGGCGCTGCTGGAGATGGCGGAGCGGGAGTTCGGGTACGCCCAGAAGGGCGTCCTGCggatcccctgcgccgccgccgagttccgccgcgccgtcgccgccgacagCCACCGGCGGCGGTAG
- the LOC120641790 gene encoding peroxisome biogenesis protein 6-like isoform X1 encodes MVERPQRRKPLVLASTQALLDSLPGDRPPPPPPQEPVRLRTGVLRFPSGGGAEFGELATFVALPAPALRRLAVVTGTPVLVKNADNNVGRIVKAILLDHPSLDESGTEQTDHAASASPHGRAMGILPFRSFPATGFASVDEDIAYVSPLLAFNLGLHVSCLKLLIQKGQEPFKFCSRSEELHSASNAGSDLSLHLDLLPCAQVPKYASHLRISVVRIPECGVLASLKINSSFGESDYQDMVDQALNEYFKFDRFLARGDVFCIRNNWNCGMSSCLACNRQDDNLRPRNMIYFKVTSMEPSDEPILRVNCNETALVLGGAASAAIPPYSFFAASGDPLPLHGEIVEHLASIIAPALCPSDILPKIKFSTFIYGPSGCGKRTVVRHVASHLGLHVVECSCHDLMTSSESGAPAALTAAFKESQKYSPCIMLLRHFDAIGNASSNEDPESEQSGIASNIESVIKQYTGQSWVATDSMPGRDVNGSSYPVEPEYVSSLQIILVATADSSEGMQQSIRRCFRHEIDMKTMNEEQRKKLISETLQGIATVADESIDDKFVKDLAAQTSGFMSRDILALVADSGVSFAHKIAAEKDSKGISDHEEILPESSSATQNEEIHFCKEDILCSLERAKKRNRAALGTPKVPNVKWEDVGGLEEVKKVILDTIQLPLMYKHLFSSKLRKRSGVLLYGPPGTGKTLLAKAVATECSLNFLSVKGPELINMYVGESEKNVRDIFEKARSARPCVIFFDELDSLAPARGSSADSGGVMDRVVSQLLVEIDGLSDNSQDLFIIGATNRPDLLDSALLRPGRFDKLLYVGVITDASYRERILKAQTRKYKLHSNVSLLSVAQRCPPNFTGADIYALCADAWFHAAKRSVKTFEIDPSRNNDASAEEVIVEIDDFMTVLGDISPSLSLEELQNYEQLRQKIEGPSR; translated from the exons ATGGTGGAGAGGCCGCAGCGGAGGAAGCCGCTGGTGCTCGCCTCCACGCAGGCGCTCCTCGACTCGCTCCCGGGggaccgcccgccgccgccgccgccgcaggagccggTGCGCCTCCGGACCGGCGTCCTCCGCTTCCCGTCGGGGGGCGGCGCCGAGTTCGGGGAGCTCGCAACCTTCGTCGCCCTCCCCGCGCCAGCGCTCCGAAGGCTCGCGGTCGTCACCGGCACGCCT GTGCTTGTCAAGAATGCTGACAATAATGTCGGGAGAATTGTTAAAGCAATATTACTTGATCACCCATCTCTTGACGAGTCTGGGACAGAACAGACTGATCATGCGGCATCTGCCTCTCCTCATGGTCGTGCTATGGGTATCTTACCTTTTCGTTCGTTTCCTGCTACTGGTTTTGCATCTGTGGATGAAGATATCGCTTATGTCAGCCCACTTTTGGCATTCAACTTGGGATTGCATGTTTCTTGTCTGAAGCTTCTTATCCAAAAAGGACAGGAGCCTTTCAAGTTTTGTTCTCGATCTGAAGAGCTTCATTCTGCTTCCAATGCTGGGAGTGATCTTTCCCTTCACTTAGACCTTCTTCCATGCGCTCAAGTTCCTAAATATGCTTCACATTTACGGATTTCTGTTGTGAGGATTCCTGAATGTGGTGTGCTTGCTTCTTTAAAGATAAATTCATCCTTTGGAGAAAGTGACTACCAAGACATGGTGGATCAAGCTTTGAACGAGTACTTTAAGTTTGATAGGTTCCTAGCAAGAGGGGATGTCTTTTGCATACGGAACAATTGGAATTGTGGCATGAGCTCCTGTCTAGCATGCAATAGGCAGGATGATAATTTGCGTCCTCGTAATATGATCTACTTTAAG GTGACAAGCATGGAACCATCAGATGAACCTATTCTTCGTGTTAATTGCAATGAGACAGCCCTTGTGCTTGGGGGAGCTGCTTCTGCTGCAATCCCCCCTTACTCCTTCTTTGCTGCTTCTGGTGACCCACTTCCTTTGCATGGTGAAATAGTGGAGCATTTAGCCTCTATCATTGCCCCAGCATTATGCCCTTCAGATATATTACCTAAAATCAAGTTTTCCACTTTTATATACGGCCCTTCAG GATGCGGAAAGCGCACAGTGGTGAGGCATGTTGCTAGCCATCTTGGTCTGCACGTGGTTGAGTGTAGCTGTCATGATCTCATGACTTCGTCAGAAAGTGGTGCACCTGCTGCACTTACAGCTGCCTTCAAAGAATCTCAGAA GTATTCCCCTTGTATAATGCTTCTTCGACACTTTGATGCAATTGGGAATGCATCCTCCAATGAGGACCCAGAATCTGAGCAATCTGGGATTGCGTCAAACATTGAATCTGTTATCAAGCAGTACACTGGACAAAGTTGGGTTGCTACGGACTCGATGCCAGGAAGAGATGTAAATGGGAGCTCA TACCCTGTGGAGCCTGAATATGTAAGCTCTCTTCAGATTATACTAGTTGCAACTGCAGACAGTTCTGAAGGAATGCAACAATCAATTAGGCGATGTTTCCGCCATGAGATTGACATGAAGACTATGAATGAAGAGCAGAGAAAGAAACTGATATCTGAGACACTTCAAGGCATTGCAACAGTTGCAGATGAG AGTATTGATGACAAGTTCGTAAAAGACTTAGCAGCACAAACGTCAGGATTCATGTCGAGGGACATACTTGCACTGGTTGCAGATTCTGGTGTGTCTTTTGCACATAAAATTGCAGCAGAGAAAGATAGCAAAGGAATCAGTGATCATGAGGAGATCCTTCCAGAAAGCTCTTCTGCCACTCAAAATGAGGAAATACATTTCTGCAAAGAAGATATTCTGTGTTCCTTGGAACGAGCTAAGAAAAGGAATCGTGCTGCACTGGGCACACCCAAA GTTCCCAATGTCAAATGGGAGGATGTTGGTGGGCTAGAGGAAGTGAAAAAGGTTATTCTAGATACTATTCAG TTGCCACTGATGTACAAACACCTTTTTTCTTCTAAATTGCGGAAGCGGTCAGGTGTCCTGCTTTATGGACCTCCAGGAACAGGGAAG ACCTTATTGGCGAAAGCAGTAGCTACTGAATGCTCGTTGAACTTTCTTAGCGTGAAAGGTCCAGAACTGATAAACATGTATGTTGGAGAATCAGAGAAGAATGTTAGGGACATTTTTGAGAAG GCTAGATCTGCACGCCCATGTGTCATTTTCTTTGATGAGCTTGATTCCCTAGCTCCAGCACGAGGATCCTCGGCAGATTCTGGTGGTGTTATGGACAGAGTTGTTTCCCAG TTACTTGTGGAGATAGATGGGTTGAGCGATAACAGCCAG GACCTTTTCATTATTGGGGCTACCAATAGGCCCGACCTTCTTGATTCTGCTCTTCTTCGCCCTGGACGGTTTGATAAGCTTCTCTATGTTGGTGTAATAACTGATGCATCATACAGGGAAAG GATCCTTAAAGCACAGACGCGCAAATATAAGCTCCACAGTAATGTTTCTCTCTTGTCAGTTGCTCAGCGTTGTCCTCCAAACTTTACCGGTGCCGATATTTATGCACTGTGTGCGGATGCATGGTTtcatgcagcaaagagatcc GTTAAAACATTTGAAATTGATCCTTCAAGAAATAACGATGCCAGCGCAGAAGAGGTCATTGTTGAGATTGATGATTTTATGACG GTATTAGGAGATATATCACCATCACTATCACTGGAGGAGCTTCAGAACTACGAACAGTTGAGGCAGAAGATTGAAGGGCCTTCTAGATGA
- the LOC120641790 gene encoding peroxisome biogenesis protein 6-like isoform X2: MLTIMSGELLKQYYLITHLLTSLGQNRLIMRHLPLLMVVLWINSSFGESDYQDMVDQALNEYFKFDRFLARGDVFCIRNNWNCGMSSCLACNRQDDNLRPRNMIYFKVTSMEPSDEPILRVNCNETALVLGGAASAAIPPYSFFAASGDPLPLHGEIVEHLASIIAPALCPSDILPKIKFSTFIYGPSGCGKRTVVRHVASHLGLHVVECSCHDLMTSSESGAPAALTAAFKESQKYSPCIMLLRHFDAIGNASSNEDPESEQSGIASNIESVIKQYTGQSWVATDSMPGRDVNGSSYPVEPEYVSSLQIILVATADSSEGMQQSIRRCFRHEIDMKTMNEEQRKKLISETLQGIATVADESIDDKFVKDLAAQTSGFMSRDILALVADSGVSFAHKIAAEKDSKGISDHEEILPESSSATQNEEIHFCKEDILCSLERAKKRNRAALGTPKVPNVKWEDVGGLEEVKKVILDTIQLPLMYKHLFSSKLRKRSGVLLYGPPGTGKTLLAKAVATECSLNFLSVKGPELINMYVGESEKNVRDIFEKARSARPCVIFFDELDSLAPARGSSADSGGVMDRVVSQLLVEIDGLSDNSQDLFIIGATNRPDLLDSALLRPGRFDKLLYVGVITDASYRERILKAQTRKYKLHSNVSLLSVAQRCPPNFTGADIYALCADAWFHAAKRSVKTFEIDPSRNNDASAEEVIVEIDDFMTVLGDISPSLSLEELQNYEQLRQKIEGPSR, translated from the exons ATGCTGACAATAATGTCGGGAGAATTGTTAAAGCAATATTACTTGATCACCCATCTCTTGACGAGTCTGGGACAGAACAGACTGATCATGCGGCATCTGCCTCTCCTCATGGTCGTGCTATGG ATAAATTCATCCTTTGGAGAAAGTGACTACCAAGACATGGTGGATCAAGCTTTGAACGAGTACTTTAAGTTTGATAGGTTCCTAGCAAGAGGGGATGTCTTTTGCATACGGAACAATTGGAATTGTGGCATGAGCTCCTGTCTAGCATGCAATAGGCAGGATGATAATTTGCGTCCTCGTAATATGATCTACTTTAAG GTGACAAGCATGGAACCATCAGATGAACCTATTCTTCGTGTTAATTGCAATGAGACAGCCCTTGTGCTTGGGGGAGCTGCTTCTGCTGCAATCCCCCCTTACTCCTTCTTTGCTGCTTCTGGTGACCCACTTCCTTTGCATGGTGAAATAGTGGAGCATTTAGCCTCTATCATTGCCCCAGCATTATGCCCTTCAGATATATTACCTAAAATCAAGTTTTCCACTTTTATATACGGCCCTTCAG GATGCGGAAAGCGCACAGTGGTGAGGCATGTTGCTAGCCATCTTGGTCTGCACGTGGTTGAGTGTAGCTGTCATGATCTCATGACTTCGTCAGAAAGTGGTGCACCTGCTGCACTTACAGCTGCCTTCAAAGAATCTCAGAA GTATTCCCCTTGTATAATGCTTCTTCGACACTTTGATGCAATTGGGAATGCATCCTCCAATGAGGACCCAGAATCTGAGCAATCTGGGATTGCGTCAAACATTGAATCTGTTATCAAGCAGTACACTGGACAAAGTTGGGTTGCTACGGACTCGATGCCAGGAAGAGATGTAAATGGGAGCTCA TACCCTGTGGAGCCTGAATATGTAAGCTCTCTTCAGATTATACTAGTTGCAACTGCAGACAGTTCTGAAGGAATGCAACAATCAATTAGGCGATGTTTCCGCCATGAGATTGACATGAAGACTATGAATGAAGAGCAGAGAAAGAAACTGATATCTGAGACACTTCAAGGCATTGCAACAGTTGCAGATGAG AGTATTGATGACAAGTTCGTAAAAGACTTAGCAGCACAAACGTCAGGATTCATGTCGAGGGACATACTTGCACTGGTTGCAGATTCTGGTGTGTCTTTTGCACATAAAATTGCAGCAGAGAAAGATAGCAAAGGAATCAGTGATCATGAGGAGATCCTTCCAGAAAGCTCTTCTGCCACTCAAAATGAGGAAATACATTTCTGCAAAGAAGATATTCTGTGTTCCTTGGAACGAGCTAAGAAAAGGAATCGTGCTGCACTGGGCACACCCAAA GTTCCCAATGTCAAATGGGAGGATGTTGGTGGGCTAGAGGAAGTGAAAAAGGTTATTCTAGATACTATTCAG TTGCCACTGATGTACAAACACCTTTTTTCTTCTAAATTGCGGAAGCGGTCAGGTGTCCTGCTTTATGGACCTCCAGGAACAGGGAAG ACCTTATTGGCGAAAGCAGTAGCTACTGAATGCTCGTTGAACTTTCTTAGCGTGAAAGGTCCAGAACTGATAAACATGTATGTTGGAGAATCAGAGAAGAATGTTAGGGACATTTTTGAGAAG GCTAGATCTGCACGCCCATGTGTCATTTTCTTTGATGAGCTTGATTCCCTAGCTCCAGCACGAGGATCCTCGGCAGATTCTGGTGGTGTTATGGACAGAGTTGTTTCCCAG TTACTTGTGGAGATAGATGGGTTGAGCGATAACAGCCAG GACCTTTTCATTATTGGGGCTACCAATAGGCCCGACCTTCTTGATTCTGCTCTTCTTCGCCCTGGACGGTTTGATAAGCTTCTCTATGTTGGTGTAATAACTGATGCATCATACAGGGAAAG GATCCTTAAAGCACAGACGCGCAAATATAAGCTCCACAGTAATGTTTCTCTCTTGTCAGTTGCTCAGCGTTGTCCTCCAAACTTTACCGGTGCCGATATTTATGCACTGTGTGCGGATGCATGGTTtcatgcagcaaagagatcc GTTAAAACATTTGAAATTGATCCTTCAAGAAATAACGATGCCAGCGCAGAAGAGGTCATTGTTGAGATTGATGATTTTATGACG GTATTAGGAGATATATCACCATCACTATCACTGGAGGAGCTTCAGAACTACGAACAGTTGAGGCAGAAGATTGAAGGGCCTTCTAGATGA